CTGGCACCTACGATCACGTCGCCCGGAATGGGGCCGATCAGCACGATCACGCGAATGTCCCTGGCGTTGGCTCCTACTTCCAACCAGGGAGCCGAGCGCAACTGCGCCGTATTGGGATCCACTGCGATGTGGGTGGCACCGACGTCGACGCCGCCATCGAGTACAGCCCGCGCGACGCTCAGGTGGTCCCCCAGGAACCGCTCTTCCCCGAACAGCTTGTCCGGGTCGAAGCCAAGACCACGCAACCGCCACCTCGGGGCAACGTAGCCCGATGCGGAATCGCGGTTGACCCACGCGACGCGTTTCCCTTGCAGCTCGTCCACGGTCTTGAGGTCCGAGTCGGAGCGGACGAACACGGCGGAGTGATAGCCGGTACTGAAGCCGCGCTGGACGACTAGCCATGGCTCGGCGAGGCGCCGCTGTTGAAGCTCCAGTGCGACGAGTGGCGGAGCCCAAGCTACGTCGATCTCGGCGTCGGCAAGCCGCTGAACCAACTCGACGTTGTTGGCGGCGACCACCGTCTGGATGGTGAGTCCCGTGCTGCTCCCTAGCGCGTGCGCGAACTCCCGCAGGGCGTCCACCGAACGATCATCCGCGGCGACAACACCAATCGAGAGCGTGGTCACGGGGCGTATCCTACAGCTCCATGGAGTCGCTTTGAAAGACGGGGAGGGAAACATGCAGAGGCGATCGTGGGTCATCGACCACGCTTGACCCGACGCGCGGGCGCCAATAGAGAAACGTTGGCTCGCCCGCGCTAGCGACGAGCGGAGAAAAGATGTCAGCTCAATCGCACGCAGATCACGACGAGCACGCGGGTCACGATGACGAACACGCGGATGAACACGTAGACGAGCTGGACAGCGACGAACCCCGCACCCCGGGCTGGTTGTCGCTGCTGGGCTGTGCGTTGTTCTTGGCCGCTGGGATCTATGTGATTGCCACTGATGAAGGTCCGAAAAACCTCGTCAAGCCGGAAGCGGCTGTAGCCGAGGCCCCAGCCGCAGAAGCGCCCCAAGCCGCGACCGCACAGGTCGCGCAACCCAGCGCCCCGCCCAATCCCGGACAGCAGGTGGATCCACAACAAGCCCGTGCGGCCGCGCAGAAGCTGATCGATCAGTTGCGCTTGCGTGGTGCTCC
This sequence is a window from Polyangiaceae bacterium. Protein-coding genes within it:
- a CDS encoding phosphate/phosphite/phosphonate ABC transporter substrate-binding protein yields the protein MTTLSIGVVAADDRSVDALREFAHALGSSTGLTIQTVVAANNVELVQRLADAEIDVAWAPPLVALELQQRRLAEPWLVVQRGFSTGYHSAVFVRSDSDLKTVDELQGKRVAWVNRDSASGYVAPRWRLRGLGFDPDKLFGEERFLGDHLSVARAVLDGGVDVGATHIAVDPNTAQLRSAPWLEVGANARDIRVIVLIGPIPGDVIVGASRLPTAVRQRFSAALLALPASARPYAEAIFQAHRFDPAPRNHLELLKGLAQDGKR